Within Actinoplanes sp. L3-i22, the genomic segment TTCGGTGACAGCCGGTGGGCCGAGCGGCTGCGGGACGTGACCCTCCAGGTACGGCAGGCCGACGACACCTTCCAGGACGGCACCATCCTGCGCATCGATCGGATGCTGCACCTGGTCGGCATGGTCAGCGTCGGCAAGAGCACGCTGGTCCTGGTCCTGGCGGTCTGGGCAGCACAGCACGGCCGCCGGGTGACGATCGTGGTCGGCGACAATTCTTCCGCGCTGCGCGCATCGAACGACCTTTCCCGGTACGACGATGTGCTCGCTGCTCCGGTGATGGGCCAGAATCGCAAGCGGCACGCCGAGCGCCTGCACCGGCTTCAGCCGCCTGCCCCGGGTCGGCTGCTGCCGCGCGCCCCGTACGGATTCGACCTGGTCAGCACCGCATGCGCGCTCGACGGTATCCGGGAGACCGCAACGCCACTGGGTGTCCGTGAGGCGCCCTGCCAGGACTTGATCGCAACGGACGGCGAGGAGCCCGCGGACGGGTGGCGCAGTGGTACCCGGCGGGTGTGCCCGCTGTGGCACCGTTGTCAGCGCCATGAAGCCGCGCGCCGGCTGGTCGACGCGAACGTCTGGATCGCCACACCGTGGAGTCTCGTCCACACCCGGGTGCCGGATCCGCTCTCGGCGGATCAGATGCGCTACCTCGAAGCCGCCTGGCGCCGCAGCGACCTGATCCTCGTCGACGAGGCCGACCAGGTGCAGACGAATCTGGACGCGATGTTCGCCAGTTCCCAGGTCTTGCTGGGGCCGAGCGACGAGGCGTGGATCGACGAGATCGACGCCCGGGTCCGGGAGAAGTTGCGCGTCGCTGGACGGGCGCAGGTCAGATCCAGGCAGATTCGTCGCTTCACACTCGCGCTGAACAACGCGCGCACCGCTGCGGACATCATCTATCAGCTGTTGCATCGCGACCGGGTGCGGGCGGGCCGGCCGGTGCTCAGTTGGGTCGACCCGAACTACTTCACGGCTTGGTCGCTGTTCGACAACCTGGCCCGGGACTGGGCCGGGTTGGGCTCACAGCGCGATCCGGGCTGGGACGACGACAAGCTCTACCAGTTGCTGCGTACGGAGTTCAACGAGTTCATCGATGCGCCGACCGACGCCTCGACCGGCGAGATCGCGCCGGGTATCGCGCGCCTCGCCGAGGTGCTGCTCTCCAACACCGAGGAGGAGACCCGCGAGGCCAACGTACGACGCTGGCTGACCGAGCTGACCGGTCGTGAGCTGACCGGAGGCATGAAGGTCGCGCCGTCCGACATCGACCGCAACGTGTGGCGGCTCGAACTCGCCGTGGCGGTGGCGGTCCTGGTCAACCGGCTCAACCTGATGCTCACCATGTGGCCTGAGGTCGCTGCGGAGCTCGAGCTCTTCGACACGTTGCCGGCCGAGGTACGCCGCGCTCCGGTCGACCTCGCGGTCGCGGTGCCGGAGTCACCGATGGGCAATGTGCTCGGATTCCAGTACGTGGAGGACGAACCGACCCGGCGCGACGGCGAGCTCGGCGAGTTCCGGTTCTTCCGCTACACCGGTGTCGGCCGGGCGCTGCTCGTTCGCATGCCGGAGCTCTTCCCCGCGGACGGGCACGGACCGAATGTCCTCTTGTTGTCCGGAACGAGCTGGGCCGGTACTTCGCCGCGCTACCACATCGACGTACCGGTCAATGGCATTCTGCGGCCCACCGCGGAGAAGCTCGCCGAGATCAACCGGACGACGTTTGCCCTCGACCTGCAGCACACCGGTGAGCACAGCACGCCGATCTGGGTCTCCGGCCGATTCGGTGAGGCGCGTGCTTCTGCGCTCCGGCAGATGGTGGAGGCCCTGACACGGCCCGGACCGGGGCTACAGCGGCTGAACCGGCTCGAGCGGGAACGCGCAGCTCTGCCCGATAACCGGAAGAAGATCATGCTGCTGGTCGGCAGTTATGCGGAGGCACGCACGGTCACCGAAGAGATCCGGAGGCTGAAGTCGTCCTGGAGCGATCAGGTTCGCTGTCTCGTCGGCGACGACGAGCAGGAGAGCGGCTGGGACGACGCCCACCTGCTGCGCCGCTTCGCCGTCTCCGATTTCGGCACTGATGACGCCTGGCTGCTGGTCGCGCCGATCCTCGCCGTGGAGCGCGGGCACAACATCCTCAACGAGGAGGGTGTCGCCGCCATCGGCGCCGCCTTCTTCCTGGTACGTCCGCATCCGCGTCCGAAGGACCTCGGCTACGTCACCCAGCGGATCAACCAATACGCGCTGGAGCAGATGCGTCCGCAGCGTATCGATCTCGAGTGCGCTGAGCACGACCGTCTCGCCGAGGCGGGCCGGCAACGCCGCCGGACGGCGCACCGGCAGTGGCGGCGGCTGCTGCACGCCATGGTCGCCTACAGCCGGCTGCACGACGACGAGCGCAACCGGGTCGCGTGGACTCAACTGGTGACGATCTGGCAGGTCGTCGGTCGCCTGCTGCGCGGTGGCCAGGCCGCGAAGATCTACTTCTGCGACGCGGCCTTCGCACCGAACACCGCGCGGCGTAGCGACAACATCGCGGACATCGACGACGCGAGCACCAGCCTGCTGCTCGGCATGCGTGCGGTGCTCGACCCGTATTTCGCACCGGCCGGCGACGACGCCGATCGCCACCTCGTACAGGCGCTGTACCAGCCGCTGCACCGAGCCCTCACCAAGATGGGAGATCACTGACATGGCCCCTCGCTACGACCACCTCGCTGTCACCGTCCTTCGCCTCGACCCGGAGCACCCGATCGAGCGGGACTACTACGTGATGCGCTTTCCCGGGCGGTGGAAGGAACCCCTGCGCGCCCTGGCCCAGGTTCGTCGGCCCGGTGGCCCGGTCAGCGTTCCGATCGTCGCGTTGAACGAGGCGATCACGGCGCTGGTCCCGGATTGCGTGGTCACGCTCACCCGCGCAGGTCAGGGCGATCAGGATGAGGACTGGCTGCTTGCCTACCGAGAGGTCAACCCGATTGCGCTTTTCAACTTGGTCGCGCACTGGGTGCGTGCGCAGCGGGCGGAACCGGAACAGATCAGCCGCACCCTCGCACAGCTCAGCGCCGATGATCTCGCCTGGTCACCGGTCCGGATCGACCTGACCGCGCGGGACCGGCAGTCGCAGCTGATCCGGCTGCTGCCGATGGAGATCGCCGCGTCGCTGTCTCGGCCCGACGTTCACTGTCCCCACGGCAACCTGCGATTCGTGCGCTGCCCGACGACCACGGGCGCCGAGTTGATGTCGTGGCCACCGCAGGGGATGGAGGAGGGCCGGCCGTTCTCGGTGAAGATCGGAATCACCGCTCAGACGGTTCCCACCAGCAACGATGAACTGCTGGTCTACCTCAATTTCGGAGTACGGCGGTGGCTTCCGGCAAGCGGTCACCTCGCCTTCGATCACGGGCACTCGGTCTACCTGGCGCCGACCGTGCCATACCTCAGTGGGCTGGAGAACTCCCGGCACTTCGGCACTGCGCGGATCAAGCGCCGACCCGTCAAGGACGAGGCGGGTAAGACGACCTGGCTTCCGCGCTGGGATGACGACTTGGCCGGCGTACTCGAACAGGCCGGCTGCCTGAGCCGCCTTCCTGATCCCGAGCAGCTCGTCAACTCCCCGGTCGAGTACCTGCAGCGCACGGGCGACGCTGCTGCGCTCGTCTACCGCAACGGCATGGTCAAAGGCCGGCGGGAGCGGGTGAGTGCAGGTCTTCCGCTGGTCGACCGGGTACCGGTGATGCGCTGGGCGGCGGCCGAGTTGGCGCCACACCTGCAGCAGGTGACCGACCTGCCGCGCGAGAAGTGCACGGTCTATCGCGGACTGGCCGGCATTGCCGAAGGCGCCCTGTCCCCCATCGACCTCAGTTCCACCGTGGGCTCCCGTCTCACGGTCGAGTTGCTCACCGACAACGACGCGACCGTCCAGTACGCACTCGATCGGCTCAGCTACCGGCTGGGCGCCGCGTTGCCGGCAGCACAGGAATTGAACGGGGCGGACTCGGTCACGGTGACCGGCGCGTTGACCGTCACCGTTCGCAGGGTCCCGAACGGCGCCATCCGGGCCGACCTGGATCGAGCCGGGCGTAGCCAACCGCAGGCCGTACAAGACCGGGCCGACCTCATCGCGGAGCAGCTTCGCCCGGCCAAGGAACCGACTGTCGCCCTGGTGGAGATCGGCGGCCAGGACGAGTACGACGGCTCCAACCGGCGGGCGGATCCGAAGTTCGCCATTCGGCACGGTCTGCTTCTGACCGGGCGGCTGAGTCAGTTCGTCACTCCGGTCACAGATCCCTGGAGTGCGGGCTCCGGAGCCGACCGCGAGCGTTGCAGCGCCGCGGTCGACGAGCTGTTCCGTCAGCTCGGCGTGCGTCCTACGCCCCTTCCGGAGCCGGCGACCGGCACTCTGGAACAGCGCCCCGCCCTACTTGCGCTCTGGATGATCCGCCAGAACAAGGGCCGGACCTGGGGTGTACAACGGCAGGTGCCGATCGCCGTGCTGGTCGACCCGACCGGCTGCCAGGTGCAGATCCGTGCGCCCAAGGTGCCCTGGCAGCCCCTGCACACCGGGCTCATCGAGATCGGCCGGACGTACGTCAACGTCGACCTCAAATATGGGGCGGACGAGACGGTGCGGTTCGTCAAGGACACGATCGACGAAGTCATCGCGAGCTTCCCGGACACACTCCTGCTGACCCAGGCACAGAACCTGCGCGGCCCGTGGAAGGCGCTCACGAACCGCCAACTGGAGCTCGACAGCTTGGTGTTCGGCACCACGAAGGTTCCCATGAAGGAGCTGTTGGGCCTGCGTCATGTCCGGGTACGGACCGTCGAGGGCGGTGAGACACCGGAGTGCTACGGCGTGGCCGGAAACGACACCGGACAACCCGGCGGTCTGTGGCGCTACCTCGTCGATCGGCTCTACGGCAGTACCACCGGGAAGCCGGTCACCCAAACCAGCGCGCTCAAGGGCGCGTCGAAGGTCATCGCCGGCGAACATCAGGGAAAGCCGACGGCGCCGCGGCCTCAGGGCAACGTCTGGAACGCCCAGTTCGTGGAGCTGTTCGTGGCCGGCCTCCAGGACGGTGACCGGCCGGAGCACTGGGCGGCGCTGGCCCATGACCTCCGCAACGGCGCGCCTTACGTCCGCGATGCCACGATTCTCCCGTGGCCACTGCACCTGGCCTACCAGATCGAGGAGTACCTGCTGCCCGCCAAGATCTCGGGTTGAGCCGTCACACCGCCCTGTAGACCGTCGCCAAATGCCACTCCAGGAACTCGCGGTTGGGCCGGTCGACTCGTTGCTCCGGAACGGCGATCGGCTCACCTACGCGGGCATAGAGCGCTTCGCCGTTGCCGAACTCGGCACGCAAACGCGGACTCACCAGAAGGCGGTGTTGCGGGTCGATGCCGAGGTAACCCTTGTCATACAGGGTGTGCATGTCTGACCGCAGAAGCAGGCCGTTGTCCAGCCGGTGCTCGCCACCGGCCGGCAACGGTCGGATGTGGGCCGCCTGGAGAACCGGCCGAATCCGGTCACCAGTAATGGCGCAGCGCCCGCGGTACGCGTTGAGGACGACCGCCTTGAAGGACTGCTGGCCCATCCGCTGTGGCACCAGGCGCGGATCGCCGTAAACGGGACCAGGCCGATGCCAGGACTGCGTCAAGTCCAAGGACTCGGCGACAGAACCAACGAGGCGTTCCAGCAGGTCACGGAAGTAGCCGCTCTCCACGTCGTCGGACAGGTCATAGCCCTTGCCCTGCACGATGTTGGAGGCGAAGTTCGGCGGCGCATCTGCCGTCTCGCTGGCGGGAAAGAACCGTGTGTCCCGGATGAAGACACAGCCGATCTCCGGATCCTCCGCCAGCCCGATCGGTGCGCGCCGGTACCGGCCGATACGGCCTCGCATGCGGTCGATGCTTTCGACACCGTTGGCCTCACCGAACAGCTCCCACGCCTCGGAGAGTCGCAGGGCGGCAAAACCGCTGAAGAATCCGCCCCCGACCACGCGGTTCTCCGGGAAATGGGTCTTGAAGAAGAACGGTTCACCGACTGCCAGCGCCCGGAAGGCGCGGCCTCCCGCCGGGCGCCAGAAGTTGACCTCGTCGAGTTCCGGGCGCGCCGCCAGGAATCGATACCAATCTCCGTCGGTCACGCCCGCATAAGCCCGCATCTGCGTACGTCTATCACACAAGATCACGGCCCGACATCCCGTGATCGCCGAATGGAAGGCGGGCAGGGGTCCCGCCAGGCGTTAACAGCAACGACGTTTAATGTGTTGACATCGCCAACTTATTCTCTGCTACAGTGGGGGAGTCACAGCGACAGTCTGTGCACGCCTACCCCTTAGAATTTGATGGAGCACTCCCATGGCCTTTCCCCAGCAGCCCTTCCCTCCTGCCCCGACTCCCAAGAAGAAGAGCAAGTGGCCATGGATCGTCGGCGGGTTTGTCGGGCTGACGCTGATCGCTTGCGGCAGCGCGATTGCCTCCGGCGGGGACGACACCGCCCCCACCGAAGCCGCTGACGTCGCGACTACGACTGGTGCGGCCACGAAGACCGAGAAGGCGGAGAAGAAGGACGAGACGCCGGGGCTCGGCCAGGCGGCCAAGGACGGGAAGTTTCAGTTCACCGTCACCGGGGTCAAGTGCGGCGCCACCAAGGTCGGCTCCGACTTTCTCAACCAGAAGGCTCAGGGGCAGTTCTGCCTGATCGACCTGACGATCAAGAACATCGGCAAGGAGGCGCAGACCTTCCTCGACTCCGAGCAGAAGGCGTACGACGCCAAGAAGGTCGAGTACTCGGTCGACTCCGCCGCGGCGATGTACGCGAACGGGGACAACCAGATCCTGTTCCAGGAGATCAACCCCGGGAACACGGTCAAGGGCAAGCTCGTCTTCGACGTTCCCAAGGGGACCAAGCTGACCGAGCTCGACCTGCACGACTCGATGTTCTCCGGCGGCGTGAAGGTGGCCCTGCGATGACCGCTCCCGAGATGCCGAAGAGCCGGAGCACCGCCTGGCTGATCACCACCGTCGGCGCCGGCGCGGTCATCCTGATCGCGCTCACCGTCCTGGGCACGCTGGCGATCACTCACCGCAGCAAGCCGGAAGCCGCCGCCCCGGCCACCGCAAGCGCCTGGGATCTCGAGCAGGCAGCGAACCAGGCGGACCCCGAGCCCGCCGAGACCACGGCGGCGCCCGGGCCGACGCTCGCCGTCTCGGATCTCACGTTGACGCCGAAAATCACCAAGAAGCAGTGCTTCGGCTCGGCCGGATGCAACGTCCGGATCAAGGTGGAGGTCGGCTACGACGGCCCGACGCTGTCCGAGGACGACACCTGGGAGGTCACCTACCAGGTCATCGGGGATGAGAGCGGCCCGATCGTCGGCACGTTCGAGCTGACCGGTACCAAGTACGACCAGGACGAGATCTCGCTGAGCACCAAGAGCAGCACGACCAAGATCAGCGTCAAGGTCACCGACGTCGCCGGGATCCCGGGGTGAACAAGTACACCTACCTCGAACGACGCTCCGCAGATCTGCACGTGGTCGGCGAATGGGACAGCTCCGAGTCGGAGATCTACCCGGCGGGCCCGCGGCGGCTCGTCATCGAGCTGACCGGCCCGGTGCCGGCGGGCATCACCTCCGAGACTCTGCGCCGGGCGAATCGGCACCTCGGCGACATGACCGACGAGTTCAACGAGGTGCTTCACGTCGGCGGGCACCGGATCATGGTGCGGCAGTACGCCGAGAACCGCCTCGCCGAGCTTCCGCCGGACGGCGACGCCTACCACCGCGGCCTGCTCGCCATCCGTGACGACCTGGCGGAACGCGGCGAGACGAGCCCCGATCACGTGCTGTCCAGCGCGATGCGCGTACCCCTGGAGACCCTGCAGGCCTGCCTGAAAGTCGCCCGCGAGCGACTGGGCAAACGGAAGGAAGATTGATGCGGGAGGACATGTCCGAATACGAGACCCGGGCCTGGGCCGATTTGCTGGACGGCGAGCGGAAGCGCCGGAACGCCTTGCCGACACGCGTGGCCGGCAAGGTTGCTCTTGTCACCAAGCGCGCCGGCGAGCAGCTCCGCAGAATTCCCGGCGCGGGCCGGGCGCTGGAGGTCGGCGACGAGACGATCGGCAAGGCGTTGGAGGGCAGTTTCAAGGCTGTCTTCCTGCCCGCGGTGCGTTCAGCATCGCTGGACAAGCGCGTGGAGAAATTGCGCCACAAGCACCCGGAACTGGATCCCGAGTCGCCCTTCGGGTCGCTTGACCTCAAGGAGCTCGACAAGGGCCGGCCGGCGTTGACCATCCCGCTCCTCGGGGTCCTCGAGTCCAGCGTCGCCTCGGTTCTGATCACCGGGGCGACAGTCAGCACGACGGTCAGTGGTGGCACGACGGCCGGAATCGCCCTGCTGGCGGTGGCGTCCGACGCGGCGGCCTCGCTGGCACTGCTCGGGCGGGCGGTGGCGGAGGTCGCCGTCCACTACGGCTACGACCCGCAGGAGCCCGGCGAGGAGCTGTTCCTGATGAGCGTCCTGAACTACAGCATGGCGTCGACGTCGGCGAGCAAGACGGCCGCTCTGGCCAGCCTGTCGCGCCTCACCCAGCAGATGATGCGCCGCGCGACCTGGGACCAGCTGGGCAAAGCACCGCTCGTCCAGGTGCTCACGCAGATCTTCAAGCTGCTCGGTTTCAAGCTGACCAAGGCAAAGCTCGCCCAGATCGTGCCGATCGCCGGCGGCATTCTCGCTGCCGGGCTGAGCTTCAACATGCTCCACTCGGCCATCGACGACGCGACGCGGCTCTACCGAGCCCGCTACCTGGCGGAAAAGCACGGCCTGTCCTGGGAGAAATGGATCGCCGCGCGGACGTCGGTGGCCGATGCCGAGGGCCCCGACCCAGTCATGGACGCGACGGCGGTCGAGATCGATGACCTCCTCGACGAGGTGACTGCCGGCGAGGAAGACGTCAACGCCGCGTAGACAGCCCCAC encodes:
- a CDS encoding EcsC family protein yields the protein MREDMSEYETRAWADLLDGERKRRNALPTRVAGKVALVTKRAGEQLRRIPGAGRALEVGDETIGKALEGSFKAVFLPAVRSASLDKRVEKLRHKHPELDPESPFGSLDLKELDKGRPALTIPLLGVLESSVASVLITGATVSTTVSGGTTAGIALLAVASDAAASLALLGRAVAEVAVHYGYDPQEPGEELFLMSVLNYSMASTSASKTAALASLSRLTQQMMRRATWDQLGKAPLVQVLTQIFKLLGFKLTKAKLAQIVPIAGGILAAGLSFNMLHSAIDDATRLYRARYLAEKHGLSWEKWIAARTSVADAEGPDPVMDATAVEIDDLLDEVTAGEEDVNAA
- a CDS encoding pPIWI_RE module domain-containing protein, translated to MAPRYDHLAVTVLRLDPEHPIERDYYVMRFPGRWKEPLRALAQVRRPGGPVSVPIVALNEAITALVPDCVVTLTRAGQGDQDEDWLLAYREVNPIALFNLVAHWVRAQRAEPEQISRTLAQLSADDLAWSPVRIDLTARDRQSQLIRLLPMEIAASLSRPDVHCPHGNLRFVRCPTTTGAELMSWPPQGMEEGRPFSVKIGITAQTVPTSNDELLVYLNFGVRRWLPASGHLAFDHGHSVYLAPTVPYLSGLENSRHFGTARIKRRPVKDEAGKTTWLPRWDDDLAGVLEQAGCLSRLPDPEQLVNSPVEYLQRTGDAAALVYRNGMVKGRRERVSAGLPLVDRVPVMRWAAAELAPHLQQVTDLPREKCTVYRGLAGIAEGALSPIDLSSTVGSRLTVELLTDNDATVQYALDRLSYRLGAALPAAQELNGADSVTVTGALTVTVRRVPNGAIRADLDRAGRSQPQAVQDRADLIAEQLRPAKEPTVALVEIGGQDEYDGSNRRADPKFAIRHGLLLTGRLSQFVTPVTDPWSAGSGADRERCSAAVDELFRQLGVRPTPLPEPATGTLEQRPALLALWMIRQNKGRTWGVQRQVPIAVLVDPTGCQVQIRAPKVPWQPLHTGLIEIGRTYVNVDLKYGADETVRFVKDTIDEVIASFPDTLLLTQAQNLRGPWKALTNRQLELDSLVFGTTKVPMKELLGLRHVRVRTVEGGETPECYGVAGNDTGQPGGLWRYLVDRLYGSTTGKPVTQTSALKGASKVIAGEHQGKPTAPRPQGNVWNAQFVELFVAGLQDGDRPEHWAALAHDLRNGAPYVRDATILPWPLHLAYQIEEYLLPAKISG
- a CDS encoding HNH endonuclease; its protein translation is MTDGDWYRFLAARPELDEVNFWRPAGGRAFRALAVGEPFFFKTHFPENRVVGGGFFSGFAALRLSEAWELFGEANGVESIDRMRGRIGRYRRAPIGLAEDPEIGCVFIRDTRFFPASETADAPPNFASNIVQGKGYDLSDDVESGYFRDLLERLVGSVAESLDLTQSWHRPGPVYGDPRLVPQRMGQQSFKAVVLNAYRGRCAITGDRIRPVLQAAHIRPLPAGGEHRLDNGLLLRSDMHTLYDKGYLGIDPQHRLLVSPRLRAEFGNGEALYARVGEPIAVPEQRVDRPNREFLEWHLATVYRAV
- a CDS encoding transposase is translated as MRQIRNVHARFRRALDRAYEPADNQPPASRLMDIELSLYLLETVATGQSAAGVPALLDGYRAVWDSVIEVPADAFTRLANARTVLWPNQRSYGWDSALRDYLSTPPDVRGYRLDELGRPVRLECRLAPDRWAWYEQILTTPLPFAPTMARTAEPGPHRMRSTARGVGVNIPADLPPAPEPELHDLSVRQREPLEVTWADLEATAARMDATDRHLGFGDSRWAERLRDVTLQVRQADDTFQDGTILRIDRMLHLVGMVSVGKSTLVLVLAVWAAQHGRRVTIVVGDNSSALRASNDLSRYDDVLAAPVMGQNRKRHAERLHRLQPPAPGRLLPRAPYGFDLVSTACALDGIRETATPLGVREAPCQDLIATDGEEPADGWRSGTRRVCPLWHRCQRHEAARRLVDANVWIATPWSLVHTRVPDPLSADQMRYLEAAWRRSDLILVDEADQVQTNLDAMFASSQVLLGPSDEAWIDEIDARVREKLRVAGRAQVRSRQIRRFTLALNNARTAADIIYQLLHRDRVRAGRPVLSWVDPNYFTAWSLFDNLARDWAGLGSQRDPGWDDDKLYQLLRTEFNEFIDAPTDASTGEIAPGIARLAEVLLSNTEEETREANVRRWLTELTGRELTGGMKVAPSDIDRNVWRLELAVAVAVLVNRLNLMLTMWPEVAAELELFDTLPAEVRRAPVDLAVAVPESPMGNVLGFQYVEDEPTRRDGELGEFRFFRYTGVGRALLVRMPELFPADGHGPNVLLLSGTSWAGTSPRYHIDVPVNGILRPTAEKLAEINRTTFALDLQHTGEHSTPIWVSGRFGEARASALRQMVEALTRPGPGLQRLNRLERERAALPDNRKKIMLLVGSYAEARTVTEEIRRLKSSWSDQVRCLVGDDEQESGWDDAHLLRRFAVSDFGTDDAWLLVAPILAVERGHNILNEEGVAAIGAAFFLVRPHPRPKDLGYVTQRINQYALEQMRPQRIDLECAEHDRLAEAGRQRRRTAHRQWRRLLHAMVAYSRLHDDERNRVAWTQLVTIWQVVGRLLRGGQAAKIYFCDAAFAPNTARRSDNIADIDDASTSLLLGMRAVLDPYFAPAGDDADRHLVQALYQPLHRALTKMGDH
- a CDS encoding DUF4352 domain-containing protein codes for the protein MAFPQQPFPPAPTPKKKSKWPWIVGGFVGLTLIACGSAIASGGDDTAPTEAADVATTTGAATKTEKAEKKDETPGLGQAAKDGKFQFTVTGVKCGATKVGSDFLNQKAQGQFCLIDLTIKNIGKEAQTFLDSEQKAYDAKKVEYSVDSAAAMYANGDNQILFQEINPGNTVKGKLVFDVPKGTKLTELDLHDSMFSGGVKVALR